Within the Asterias amurensis chromosome 15, ASM3211899v1 genome, the region catttcatggactaatatttcaagagaagtgtttcaccattaccttctgtaaaccctgtaagttatttgtaaatctgtgaacttttttttctttctgtttctaaagtgttcaatggctttaaagctgaTGCATCACATTTTTACAAGGACTTACAAACTTGTTgcagttgttatttttttgcagtGCAACAGTATTACTTCAAATGTGAAATTTGTTGTAGCGCATCAATACCAAATCTTTGTCGCAAGCTCCCTCATCAGAGCTTACAGAAAATGGATTGAGACGACTTTGATAATGGGATAACGGCTAAATATACAATAAGTTTGGACTCTTACGTTTGTGTGAATCCGTCGGGTTGGAAGCAAGGATCCCATCCAAAACTTGTTGGTCCTCTCGGGGAAACGATCAAACCCTGCAAAAACAATCAACACTAGCTATTGTAAATAtcaaaacatctgttttttCCCGTCATATGATCCGTTTCGAAAAAAAATTTTTGGctcatttaattttatttcattttttttttgggttgtgaagccaaggactttcagaaaagtgaacttaatagctgtactagccaagaaccaaatggagagaagacaaggaaggaagtttcagttttagatgtgggaaaaCCTCAGAGAACTATTCCTGgggaaacccacacagtcaggtagggactaaaaaTACAAtccattattgctgcgtccttctgATGGGACATAAGGTCGTTGGTCCCGTAAGGCACTTGTAGAACCAAGTGTActtataaaaaataacttacCTGTGTTTTCCCTCTAAACAGCTGCACTGGATCATCAAGGTTTCCACTGGAGTATGCAAACGTGCAGAGTGCATAAGCTGACTTGTCGGTCCAGTCCGTCAGCAAGCGGTGAAGCCCTGAAAGATGAAGATTTATGCCTAAAAGTTTAACCAGTgaataatagttataataatactTGGGTTAACTACTGGCTTCTCAAAGCACTTCTTATTTCAATGGTGTTATGTTTAAACCATGTGACCCATATCACAACTTATAAGGGTTTTAGAGGTGATGTGGCTCAATCTGCTACAAATTGCCACTCGGGAAAAATTTTTGCATTTGCCTGAGCAGAACACAAGTGCCACATCTGGGACTCCCACCCacgctctgctgatcagaaacaccagagcttgagtctggaaCTCCGAattgctcggccatgacattgACACACCAGTGTGCCACAACTCACTCCATTTCTTCACTAAATTCACTATCCTCATTTTCAAAATCACAATAATACAAAAACTACACACTTAGTTGAATCGGGTTAGAGCAATACTTTTTTCAAAAGACAAGAAAGGGATTCAAAAGGCGTTAATGACATACCTGACGGGCCAAGTTTGGACAAGAACCACTTTCTGTATGGAACAAAAAGAGAACGATCGATTGTGATCATTAACAGGGCATATTTGGTATTgatcattcaaaataattgttaaagatCATGTCAATGTGTAACTGCATTAATCTACGCTCTTTTTCATTCCCCTTGGCAAGTCCCTGTTGTAGTTGATTGAATGACAGATTGAAAAGATAAGTCTTGATGTTGCGTTTGAATGTGTCCCTCAACTCGTCTGGAAAGGAATTCCAGAGCCAGAGACGCGGTGCACAGCTGCAAAAGGCAAGGTCTCCGTAGTTAACAAATCAAACTTACATATACGGACCAGGCATTCCTCCCAATGCATTGAAACACAGGCAAGTATCTTCAACAATAACTGGACCTTTTACCTTGTGGGAAAGACGGACAAAAGGACAATCAGAACGGCAATGACTAAAAACATTTTGACAGATCATGGCCAAATAATTAGTACCAATAGGCCCTATGCACTAAGTTATATGggattcagaagaaaaaaatggggTCACAAAAGTGACAAGTTGCATAACTCACATGTTTGACAGCTTCTTTGCATTTTGCTACAGATATGTCATCGGGTTCACCCTGAAATTCAGGAACTGCAAGAAgaattaaataaacatttgaTGAGGGTGAAGTGTGAGCGTGTGAGTTGGTGACTACTCAATCAAAGAAAATTTTACTGTAATAAAGATGAAATCTGGAAATGAAAAGGAAAACTTACGATCTATACTCCTTGAAGTCACATTGAACTTATCACCAAGAATGGCTATGACCTGAAattatcacacacaaaaaagttaTTTATAATCAAAGATGGTTGCAAAGATTGAAATCAATGGATTATGCACCCTCTGTTCCATTGTTACTTGGTAGTTATCATCCTCCTGAAACGTTTGCTGAGGAACTTGACAAGGAGGTCAGGGGAGCGTCGTCTAActcgttttttaattttttattttaggcctacatgtagataaGTGTAGGTGGGTGTAATTTGGTAGGATTTGGAATCTATATATGAGGGATTGTTGAAGATTATTCCATAATTTCAGTGTTCTTGTGAACTAAAAAGATTGTTCGTAGATGGTACTGGAAGATGAGATACTGGGTATTTTGAACTGATTGTCGTTACCCTTTCTAAAAAATtctagttgcaataacgtaaccctcctcctgggcggccgtcgggaggagggttacgttattgcaactagcCCTTTCTTGCCCTCTACTGTGGTTTTGATTCTAAAATGTGGCTGTGGTCGGCTTTGATAACACCATTGCAATGTCATTGATCATCTTATTATAAATAAAGTGGTGAATTTGTGTTGTTAAAATAATAGCGGAATTCAATATTTTgactggaaaagtttccgtatggcgccaccactttttcattcgatatgaaataatataatatctaatttacctcaatgagatatccctttttgtaaaaatgagtgaaaaagtggtggcgccatacggaaagttatccaataataaacacataataaaataagtaaacaaacaattcaATTAATAGTTGTAATTAAAACACTGCACTGACTGACATTGTTTCGTTCTCCACTGACCTCTTCGAGTTTCTTTGCGTTTCCTGTCACAAAGACGAGATCTAAAACTGCCTTAGCTTTCTTTGGTGACGATGCAGCCATTCTTAGACAACTTGTGTACAGCATGCAGACCACGAGCACAACAACTTGTTGGTAAATAAATTGAAGCATACGACGCTCTCTCTTTCTGCAACTCAATTTGACCTTTCAACTGTGGGATAAGGCCGAAGATTAATAAACTTCTTCAAGTCCGCTTGACTCGAAAGTTACCCGCCGTGGTAGAATAAACCATTTGACAACAAAAGTTCTTGGTGTTGTAGattctttttttagtttttggcCAAATACTGTTTTATGTTTATGTCTTTTTATTAATAcattaataattattaacaataatttGCCACAAATGAAGGGTGCAATGGTCACTTGGACTAGAACAAGTTTGTTAGACAGGAGCCTCAAAACTTGTCTGAATTCTAGACTTATTACAACACGTgtgaatactgttcacacagatacaaaaatgtacacaaatcaTTGACCTGGCTGACGGTTGTGTTTGTGTCCAATCGTCTCTAGAGTGAAAGTTGCTCAATTAAGGTAAATTTCTGGTTCATTTCATTCtttatttacattaaaaaagTATCGAATGCGTCTAGGCCCCGTAAGACCCAGTTAGTAAGTAGTAAGTAACCGGGGCCTCCCCCGGCCACCGGGGGTCATCATCATGCGCTTGTCATGTCTGTGGTCCGTGCTTCAAAATGTTGACGGGAcggggagggggggaggggcgTAGTCAAGGTTTGGACTGGCATACTAACCatctgaaggggggggggggcaggtgtCAAATTTTCGAGGGGGGGATGGGAGTAACACAACAACAACCCGGTAGCTGGatctaaatttgttttacatttttacatggTTTTGTAATATAGTTTAGATTAAATTATAAAATTTattgaatattttattgtttataatttataaatcATAAATTTTGATTAGTATGGTATGTGTTCAATTGTTTATTAATTACACATGTGTACCTCACACCAGTCACTAGTCAAattatttttatggtttatgaaGCGGATTGGTTAAAATTGAaaagacttaaaaaaaacaaaaaaacacatttttccaTAGTCTGGCGCCACTTTTCGTTTAATCATTGAAATTAGACCCattaactggggcgctgtactccttttttttcttcgaatttgtcattatcggtcgtACTTGCCTAGAAGTATGACGGATAatgacaaattaataaaataaaagtacatAGCACCCATGATATATTATACTGGGTCTTAAAAATTGAAATAGTATGAAATTTCTTTTTGGAATCAATAACATGAACCAGTGTCAGAAGTGTCAAAGCCCGATCCATTTTAATTGTTAgtgaatttgtaatttttttttttcccagacgGAATGATCATTTGTTCAGACAGTAGTCGGTGGTTAAGGCTTTGAAGGAGTGAAATGGACTTGTACACAAGAAGTCAGCTTGGATCCACCGGTCCCACAGAGTATTGGGATAGTGTTATCAAGAAGCAGGGAACCAATTCAAATGAATGGTAAAtatcaataataaaaaatcgTTTTGTTTACTATCTTTGACTTTCACCCAGATTCAAATCAGACCAAATTGAGGCTGGAAGGAAACACAGggataggccgtgtccgaaacggcgactttggctacagcttatggctagatcagtgcgtctgtcagtgttggaGAATAGGCAGATGCGAACGATCTAGCcttagctgtagccgaagtcgccgttttggACACGGCCATAGTCTGGCGTGTTGTGGTGAGGGGTTAagaacactggactcaagcttttgtgtttctgatcagcagagtgtgggtttgagtcacggttttgacacttgtgtccttaagcaagacatacCATTTTTGCTGTGTTCTTCAGATGTGACGTAAggttctgtgtgttgtgtattaaatgaaaaagaactcagtgcactttatcgaaaagagaagggggttcgcccGGGTTACccagtttgattggctgcatattgcatcACAACAACTTGTAAGAAGGAATAGGTCTTATACTTCAAACCTTCCTTTAAGTCTTCTCTCCACTGGGTTCTTGgttagtacagtgattaaagtTTACTTTGCTGcaagtccttggcttcacaaccagaaatgaaaattaaatccatatttttttttttaaatttcgtcCTAGGTACGGAGATTACCATGACTTATCAGGCATTCTTCATAAGTACGTCCGACCATCAGACAAGACGCTTTTTATGGGAGACGTTAACTGTAGTCTGAGTGAGAGTCTTTATGATGTAGGTTATCGCTCCCTTGTCAATATTGACAAGAACGATGCCATTGTGAGGCAGATGAGCACTAGGTC harbors:
- the LOC139947853 gene encoding inosine triphosphate pyrophosphatase-like, producing the protein MLQFIYQQVVVLVVCMLYTSCLRMAASSPKKAKAVLDLVFVTGNAKKLEEVIAILGDKFNVTSRSIDLPEFQGEPDDISVAKCKEAVKHVKGPVIVEDTCLCFNALGGMPGPYIKWFLSKLGPSGLHRLLTDWTDKSAYALCTFAYSSGNLDDPVQLFRGKTQGLIVSPRGPTSFGWDPCFQPDGFTQTYAEMESSTKNSISHRGKALQALAEHFIKM